Genomic segment of Populus nigra chromosome 6, ddPopNigr1.1, whole genome shotgun sequence:
CAAGTCCGTACTGTCCTCCGTCAACTAGCCCATGCccatttccttctcttcttctatcACCCTGGGAACCATCGCACGTTCTCCCATGTGACCTCTGCTCTCTTTTATTCTCTCCCCCACTTGGCCCTCCGATTCCCAGGTCGCCGTCACCTTGTAAGGTTAGAGGGATTTGGTGGGGTTGTGGCCCTCATCATTGCATGGATCTGAAGAGCAAAATGtcctttataaaatttataatcaacGAGTTTATTTGACTTTTGCCATGATGTGACTGCCATTTTAAGCTGTtaaataaaatgtattaaattgcTTAATAATGCTGTGATCTGAAATCCAAGTGCCGTGGGGAGAATTTATATGCATTTTTAATGGTTGATGACGGTCGAATGAATTCTTTCATGCTCgagaaattagagagagagagagagagagagagagattcatgCAGAACTAGCAACACCCCTTCAACTAAAACATTGTAAGCAATATAATCAAGAGGCTAGGGTTAAGGTCCAAGAATAGGGATCGCAAGTACCTTATAAATCAAGCAAATAGGCCTCTCATGCTTGTTGATGCCCTAGTAGGGTATTCTGCAATCAGATAGCAACTATATATCATTTGCGACATGGTAATGGTTAAAACTACTCCTctccaagcaaaaaaaaaattgtaaaattatatatcatCTGCAACGAGATAGCAACTATATATCATTTGCAACATGCATTTACTTGTCAGTCATGCTCAGATTTTAGAGACTTTCCTATTACTAGCTATGagtaattaaaacataatattaactatgttttctctttttatatttttaatgtcatgATTCATTGATGTCAATAAATAAATCTGGTTTTCTcggatctttttatttattagatttactTTGgctaatcaatattaaattgattggaaattaaactTATAAGATTTAGGATTTAATGAGTTGCGTGTTTGAGACTTTAACTCGAATTTAAAAGGTTTGTCagatatttttaagttttttcttcttttttaagttgatgccttttcaattttaccattaagtatttatattattagtgattaagttttttttttccttaatgtcttctatatgattttttaaccattcttctttttaggttttcatgtttctgtttttttagattGGTCCATATAGCAACTTATTTTTCTCGGTTAGGTCTATAACCTaagttagattttttaaaaaacatgcttaCATCACCCGAGTATAttttttcccaataaaaaaaatattgtggcCCACGACGTAGTAATCTTTGGAGAAATGTAATCTTTGAACTAGGTTTTTTTAGCAAAGTAATCTCTTTCACCATGACCCAGTTgtcttttataaattatatgggtttagattaattatttttgttttttattgcacattaaaaatattaatttaaccaTAGAATACAAAATTAGATTATCTTTTACTCAAgggagttttgatattttttattttttcaaaataatgtaaataattATTGCCCTTTGAGACAAAGTCAAATAAACTCTCTTGCaagggtttttttggtttttttaccatggtgtttgtttttttttaacatcaagttagTTCAGGGGCATTACCAACAAGTGGGCAGCCCTCGTGCCTTTCTGGTAGTGCGTTGGGGGCTGTCTAGCCATCAAAAATCACCTTTACAAGTAGCATTTGAATCCTCATGGGATCGTCTCTTTTATTAAGTGACCACATGTTCCAAAATTATTGTCAGTATGGTGCTAGTAGCTATttcccctcttcttcttcttttccttctagATTTTTACGTCAATCCTTAAAAATTCCAAATGAGTCTTGGGGTCAAATAATATGCAtttgtttctctcttctctcactATACTAGAGAttgaaaaatgaacaaaataagtttttggatcaaaatgaGAATTATCATGAAGTTAAGGTTAgtcatatatttctttttattttacattttagtcccaaGTCTATTAATTTGgtatattatcataatttcaagtttaatttaatctaattagAGTGAAAAAAGATGTAATTGGAAGGAAAATAAAGCTTGAAAATCGAGAAACGTTACGGTTTATATAAACAGGAGTTCACCCCGTAATAAAACCCAAGTCTTTTAGCTTGTTAGTTAATGGTTTTTCTTAGTGAAGCATAAATATTTAATACAAGTGCCGGAGTCGAACCGCTAGTACGACATTCCTTAGTGCTCtcaaaatgttttaatattaaagagtTAAGTGAGATTTTGACCATATAGTTTTCATCTAAGTTTTTCTCGGCCCAAACTTTTGTTCTTCGGTCTAATCCATTGGTGATGATGTTCACATaaaatttagagagagagagagagagagagagattctttAACCGCTTAAACTAACATAAACAAACATCTTGGGACTCTAACCCAGAAAAATACAGACAGGGCACAAtgtcctgttatttttctaaccagTTGAGCTCTTTTACCCCTCTTCATTCCCTTTATATAGCCATCACATTCCTTGTAGTTTCTCACGAAATTTATGTGCCCATATCATTCTATCTGAACAATATGGCAATTCCACTCTCTCTTTCAATACTCCTGCTTATTCTAGCTCCAAGTTTTATTTCCTGTTTGCCAGTTCATGATCCTGAATTGGTAGTGGAAGAAGTACACAGGTAAAATATGCCTCTGCCCTTCGAGCATTTAGCATTAGCTAGCAAATGTAATGTTGCTATCTAGGACTTTAATTTGACACATTTCTGTTTTCTATCTGTTTCAGGAGCATCAATGCCTCTCGGAGAAACTTGGCCTTCCTTTCTTGTGGAACCGGCAACCCCATAGACGACTGCTGGCGGTGTGACCCCAATTGGGAGAAGAATCGGCAAAGATTAGCCAATTGTGCAATTGGGTTCGGTAAGAATGCTATCGGTGGCAGGGATGGTAAGATATATGTAGTGACAGACTCCGGTCATGATGACCCAGTGAATCCCAAGCCAGGCACTCTTAGGCATGCTGTTATACAAGATGAGCCTCTATGGATCACTTTCGCTCGTGACATGGTGATCAGGCTTAAGGAAGAATTGATCATGAACTCTTTCAAGACAATCGACGGAAGAGGAGCTAATGTGCACATTGCTGGAGGTCCATGCATCACTATACAATATGTGACCAACATTATCATTCATGGTATAAATATTCATGATTGCAAGCAAGGAGGGAATGCCTATGTGAGGGATTCTCCTAGCCATTACGGGTGGAGGACTATATCGGACGGCGACGGGGTATCGATATTCGGAGGTAGCCAGGTGTGGGTGGATCATTGCTCTTTATCCAATTGCAATGATGGGTTGATTGATGCAATTCATGGCTCCACAGCCATAACAATCTCCAACAGTTACTTCACTCGTCATAACAAGGTCATGCTCTTGGGCCACAGTGATAGCTATAAACAAGACAAGAATATGCAAGTCACCATTGCCTTCAACCACTTCGGAGAAGGGCTTGTGCAGAGAATGCCAAGGTAtaccaataaattttaaatttagaagaTTAAAGTGATTAGTAGCAATAGCTAGATCGATATTTTGCCAAGGTTTCTGAATTCtgatcttttattattattattattattatttgcagaTGTAGACATGGATATTTTCACGTGGTAAACAATGACTATACACACTGGAAAATGTATGCAATTGGTGGCAGTGCTGCCCCTACAATTAATAGCCAAGGCAATAGATTTCTTGCTCCCAATGATAGATTTAAAAAAGAGGTAATTCTTATTTGATATCCCCTTCATGGCACATTGACAGATATTGCAAGTAcaattaataacataaaaaggTGTCAAATTACTGTTACTTTTTTCAGGTAACTAAACATGAGGCTGCACCACAAAGCCAATGGAAGCGTTGGAATTGGAGGTCCGACGGGGATTTGATGTTAAATGGAGCGTTCTTCACACCATCTGGTGCTGGAGCTTCTTCTAGTTACGCCAGGGCATCCAGCTTAAGTGCAAGACCATCTTCCCTGGTGAGCTCCATCACAGCAGGAGCAGGTGCACTTGTTTGCAAGAAGGGTTCACGCTGCTGATTAGTGGCTTTGCACAGAAGCCCGTAGAGTGTGTAAGTAATTAAGGACAAATAAAGCTCAAGCAAATTAAAGGAGGAAAAGGAAATAAGGTCAATTGTAACTATTGTAAGGAATTAGCTAGCTGGCTAGGATTCGTATCCATCTCCTTGTACACTACACCAATtagtctgtgttttttttttatggaaacaaACAGAGCTGCTTGTTTCCACAAGACCCACCATCATGTGAATCTAAATGAGAAACTCGACGGTGCAAAAGGAAAACCAGAGCTTCCTCTTCTACTCACACCACACGGGTGGTATAGAATAGAAAGTGGAAGAAAATGTATGTCCTTGGAGCTCCATTTAATGGGACCATATTTTTTTGGGAAATGAAACTGATCACAACAACATGTTTGTCTGTTTGGAAAAAGTTGCAAAAGCATCTAGGCTTAGATCTTGTCTCTGAAGGTGTCGTAATTCTCCTTATCCGACCATCCACCCAGTGAAACAACAAATGATTCTAACATTAAAGCTGACAGAGTCCAGTTGCCATAAATGATACCACCGAACCAAACCTGCATTACCCCCTCCATAAATGGAAACTAAAGGGTCGGCAGAGATGGAAATGTACACAGTACTCCGTTGTCTGTGTATCGTGTGTCTCGTTTAATTATTTCGCTGCCTGGGGCTCATCAGGGCGTAGCTTGTCTTTCCATGAATGATTGAATCTTGTATCCAGTAATAGCGAGCATGATTTTCAACTTATATTTTCTAGCAGTATCATTGATTTCTAACAAAAGGTCGAAGTATATTAATTTCTCTTCACCCCAAGGCAGGGAATGGGCCAGAAAAGGGATCCATTGAGCTCATTCGAACCTGTGCACGAATGATCATACAAATGATGTATTGACGACggattttttaaacttatctCTATagatgaaaagcataaaaattGAAGATCAGTTCCTTTATCGCAGCGGAAAGAAGCTGCAAAGGGTATCTAAAAGACAttctccctgttttttttttagtctgcTCTATGTCCTCTGGGATAGACGAGGAGAAGCAACGGCTTCCACAACTACAATCCTGTACCAGCTCCAACCTCAGAAAAGACAAATGGGACATGCGCCAAACAGCTTAAAATTACTAGTGATGCTCATTCAAGTGATAAAAGGGGCAATATTTTTGGTCTTAAGCTCGTCACATGCGAATCTCTAGTTTATGAAAATACAGGACTAGACAACCACACTGATTCTCTAATAACATCAATTACCCTGTTTAGTTACCTGAAAAATGCAGATGCTTCTTGCAGCCCTGAATAACGAGGTGCGTGCATTCCTCAGCAGCTACCTTGTACAAACTCCATTAGCTTGTTGAAAACTAATGTTTTCAGTTCCATCACATTAAGACATTCAGTCGGAATCATTTGaaacaaagaataagaaaaacgAGCTGAAACAAATGATCCTGCAATAAATATGCAGTATACAAGTAGAGACAGCTAAGAAGGGGGGTATAAAGTAATATCAGTAATCAAAGAAAACAAGCGACAAAATCAACCAGTTCAGACACAAGAAAAGCCCTGACTAAAATCCAATGATAGATACAAAATCTGTAACCAAAACAAACTCTCGTGAACTGAGAGTGTCTCCATGCAGCTCAATATGCCACATCAGGCCATCAAAACAATATCACCTCGGTTGATGGCTAAGCAGTGTTATGTAACAGAACTTCAAAGATCAGAAATCAGAAGGGGAGATGACATCGTCGATTTTTAGAATCATTTTGACAACTTGTGTTGCTAGCAAAATCTGCTGCTGCTTTCCGATAAGAGTCTCAAATACATTTTGCTCTTGCATGTCATTTGTACCAGCATCATTGCAATCTATTCCACAGTAAGGATTGTTCTCCTgcataatcaattttaaaatgaaaatcacaACCATGATGGTGGTGGACTGTGCAATTACACAAAGTGGAGCTAGATATGTGTGAGGCACTGAAGGTGGCCATGTCACATTTACCTTAATTTGTTGAGATTTCACAGCAGATAATGTCTCAATGGGTTGGAGGCCACTATTTTCTGCAAGCGACATAGGGACGGAATCTAAAGCATCTGCAAATGCCCTGATAGCATACTGCaggtaaagaaaataaaagccaTTGGTATCAatcaagcaaaaaagaaaagaaaagaaaagaaaagaaaaaaatccatcagTAAATGCCCTGATACCTGCTCAACTCCTGGATATCTATCTGCTGCGGCCTCCACAGAAATTGAGCAGGAAATCTCAGATGAGCCACCACCATATACAATAGAATTGTTGCGAATGAGATTCCTTGCCACACACAATGCATCATGGATGCTACGCTTTGTCTCCTCAATCATCATTTTGTTACCTAGCAATCACAAAGCACCAGAACCTTGCATGAGATCAACTACATAACCTCAAGATCCCCTATCTTTTTCCAAACATGTCCCCATTAAACAGCAATAGGTTTCCATATCAAACAGAGTAAACTAATGCCTTGCTTTCTTGAGTTGACTGTAAAAATAGCAAAGCAACTCCACTATGATGGCAATGGAATGCATCGACACAGCATGACAAGCTAGGAAAACCAGAAAATACATGTTCAACATACAGCATTGAAGAGCTTTGACACAATTGACATGAAAGCTTTATTTATGAAGAGCTCTTTCAACTGGTTCTTTTCTCTGCTAGAATAGGTTGATACTTAGATGTTAGTGAGCTAGCAGGACAATCTCTTTCAGAGCAGGCACATCTACGCAAAGCAGTCAGAGCAGTATCAAATAAACTGATACATCTAAGCAAAGCAGGACAATCTCTTTAAACAAGTATATTGTAGATTGAGATCATCTCCAGTGTGCTTTTCATACATGCATACATGATCCATATGAAAGCAGGTCCACAATGCAGGAGTTGACTCTGCTAGCATCAAACACATAAATGAAATAAGGGAGTTCAAACTTCATAATAGCAAATAAGTTGATTCCAACACAAATATTCACCATACCTCATGTATATCACGCTTACATGCTTATTCTACAATGCAATAGACACTCCTTTTCCAATAAACAAATGAGGATAAACTAAAGGCACCAGGGTTGCCACTCATTTACTGGGAATGAAAACATGAATGCAAAAGACTTGGTgtaataacaaatatattttggaaGTATTCAAAACACATTGTTAATAGCCaccatattaaatgataaaccAAATCAACTGCAATAAAGGTTTTAAATGGATAATCTAAATCCTACCTCCACGAATAAATATGGTTACTGCCCTTGAATTTGCACAGTGTTCAACATACAGCATTCTATCTTTTGTTGTGCCAAAAGCCTTTTCTCGAACCAAACCAGCCTTCACAAATAAAACAgtaagagaaaaggaagaagaataaCACATCAGTGTAGCTTGTACTACATGAGAGAAagcaaaaggaagtaaatgcaTGAATCAATACAGTTCAGTCACTGAAATGCAAGAATCTTTAAAATTGGTTAGCAAGCCTTTAAAGAGAGTCGTTCTAAAACCTGACTcaactaaaataattatagtttaGTCTTCTTCTTAAGGATAGAACCTGGTTTGAGAACACAAAAAGACATGATGCTATTATACTCGGCCTCTTTTTCCATGATGGAAAAGGGTATATAAGTAAGAAACATTTACCTTTCCTAGCTTTTCTGGTGTCAACTCCTCAAACCTTGGCACTATTCTTCCACCTAAAATAACAATACCCCATCATTTCATTAATAATCACTTAAATCATGACAGCATATTTTATAAATGCTCAAGTGCTCCACCCAAATATATGACCATGTATATACAAACATCTAGAGAGAGAAGCTTAATTGAAACAAACCTGTGGCTATTGCTATCAGCTCTAACTCTACACCACCAACCCACCGGACTGCAGGCAAGTTCCTGTGCATTAATAAATGATTTGCCTCATCATCAAACCCCCATTGACAAATAACCAAGGTTGCACCTACACCCtgagaatcaaattttaaccaaaaaaaaaattaaacaacacaAACAGAGTAATATAACTCTCCTAGCAATTTAAAAGCAACCcaccaaaaaacataaaaacctaTTGAAAACCTCAAACAACCTTAATACCATCCAGATGGAAATAGAAGAACAGTCAGAAATTGGCGAAAccagagaaagaaagggaataTTTTAACACAACAAATATAGGGGAGATGCGTAAGGGAAGAAGTTTAATGTCTGGTAAGAGAGATGAGCTTGTACAATTGTTCAGTGACACATTTTTTAAAGGTGACACAAAGCGCAACCCACCTTGCATTTCTGAACCATGTTATCGAAGTACTGCTGCTCTTGCTTACGCAAAGTTTGAAACTTTTCAACTGTATCAATGTCCACCTTATGTTTAGTCTTTGGCTTAGGTGGTTCAAAGGGGCAGGTCAAGATAGCAAtttttgcatcttcaatttgCTTTGGCATCTGCGGATGACTCATTTCTTTGTCAACAAGTATCCCATAAATCAGTTCAGTATCTTCCAACTTGCCTCCGACTTTCCCCTCAACCTTTATCAAATCTAGATTAACATCTTTCCTCTCTAAATCTGCAACGGCAAGGACTGCTTTAACAGAAATCTCTGCTAAACTGCGCTTGCACCGATTCACACTGCAAAACAAAGTAGCAGTTACAGTATATAGCATGTGCAAACAGTCGAGGTATCCAACTATTACAAATCTTCCTGTCATGCCCAAATTTTGAAGTCAAACACCTCCGATTGAGAATGGGAGTTTCCAGGATGAAAAATCAGGTTGCAACACACAGTTCAACTACTCCAAACTCCAGCTAATGCATAGCTGTACACTCATCTTTCCAATCCCTACTAAAGACCTTGAAGATTCAAAGTTGAACCACCCTAAACTCAGCTATGACAGCGCCCCATACATGTGCATGAGAgcagaaaacataaaaacagcTTAGAAGATTTAAGGAAATGGGAAACATAAATAGATATGAGCAACTATCAAGATTTATGTAAGACAATTACCGTTTATACAAAATAAGGAATATTAATGAATCATATGAACAGTCATGGCACTACGTTCTACATGATAAGAAACAGCTACTCTTGGCTTATGTTGACACATGCTAAAACCTCTCGTCCTATGACTTCGGTTTACCATATTCTCAGTTTCCATACAGTCCATAACAGATGCTCTAGGCATTTAGAGCTGTGCCTAAAAAAACAGTCAAATGTTCAACAGAGCAGAAGCAAACTTACATCTTGGAAGATAAAGTAGTCATGCAAGTTTGAACCAAGGGCTCAATATTATTAACTCCAAAGTCAAACTTCTGTGCAATCTTCTCCAAATGTTCAACAGCAATTCTAGAAGCTGTCTCGTAACCCTCAGCAACGCGAATGGGATGAACCCCACGCTCCAACAGCTTCTGAGCCTGCTCTAAAAGAGCACCAGCCAGAACAACAACACCAGTAGTCCCATCCCCTATTTCATAATCCTGACTCCGCGAAAGCTCAACCAACAGTTTTGCAATCTGATTGTCCACATCCATTTGCTCCAATATCGTAGCACCATCATTTGCTATTCAAAACATTTCAGAGATCCATATCCATAAGTAGTAGATcacaaaccctaaaaccctaatcAAACTAGATTTGAACTTTAAAAACCCTATATCAGTAGCGAAATACATTAAAGAGAGTGAAGAGTACTGACTGATGGTGACATCGCCGTCGGGGCTCTGGAGCATTTTGTCCATGCCTTTGGGACCGAGGGAGGTTCGAAGGATGCGAGAGACCGCCATACCAGAAGCAATGTTGGCCTTTTGAGCATCGAGCCCTCTCAATCGAACCTTCTGGTCTTGTTCTTTTATAATTACGAAGGGTCTCCCGAATTCATCGAACGCTAACGCCATCTCTCAATTCCAGATTAGTTCTAGAAGGATTCAGTGAAATGAGAAACTACTAATACTAGTAGTAGCGTTGGGGGGGAAGAACCGCTCTCTCTCAGTTTTCAAAGCAAAGCCCTAACTTGATGATacgctcttttttttttctcactccaCTTTTAAGGCCTGGGCTCCATTTATTTCTCTAATGTGTCCGGGCCTTTGTTCTATGGGCCCAACGACTTCTTATACAGCCCAAATTATTCCATTATTCAAAACTTTATAAGCAACCTCCgtcctaaaaaatttgaatttttaaatttttatttttttattaaaatttaatataatttatacattttaaattgttttgatatagataattttaatgtgctaatatcaaaaataattttttaaaaataaaataacatcattgatatgtattttaacataaaaaattatttaaaaaacatccacAACTACACTACCAAACAAGCTCTAATATAATAAAGgctgtatttaaaaaaaaattgatttttgatattttatatatttatatctaaatattattttaatacatttacacCCTCCTGTATTTTAATGTTGAAGTTGCATGGGCCAGGCCTATGAAATAAATGTTCACGGAACCTCAAGGCTGGGCTA
This window contains:
- the LOC133697546 gene encoding T-complex protein 1 subunit epsilon-like, whose translation is MALAFDEFGRPFVIIKEQDQKVRLRGLDAQKANIASGMAVSRILRTSLGPKGMDKMLQSPDGDVTITNDGATILEQMDVDNQIAKLLVELSRSQDYEIGDGTTGVVVLAGALLEQAQKLLERGVHPIRVAEGYETASRIAVEHLEKIAQKFDFGVNNIEPLVQTCMTTLSSKIVNRCKRSLAEISVKAVLAVADLERKDVNLDLIKVEGKVGGKLEDTELIYGILVDKEMSHPQMPKQIEDAKIAILTCPFEPPKPKTKHKVDIDTVEKFQTLRKQEQQYFDNMVQKCKGVGATLVICQWGFDDEANHLLMHRNLPAVRWVGGVELELIAIATGGRIVPRFEELTPEKLGKAGLVREKAFGTTKDRMLYVEHCANSRAVTIFIRGGNKMMIEETKRSIHDALCVARNLIRNNSIVYGGGSSEISCSISVEAAADRYPGVEQYAIRAFADALDSVPMSLAENSGLQPIETLSAVKSQQIKENNPYCGIDCNDAGTNDMQEQNVFETLIGKQQQILLATQVVKMILKIDDVISPSDF
- the LOC133697420 gene encoding probable pectate lyase 5; translation: MAIPLSLSILLLILAPSFISCLPVHDPELVVEEVHRSINASRRNLAFLSCGTGNPIDDCWRCDPNWEKNRQRLANCAIGFGKNAIGGRDGKIYVVTDSGHDDPVNPKPGTLRHAVIQDEPLWITFARDMVIRLKEELIMNSFKTIDGRGANVHIAGGPCITIQYVTNIIIHGINIHDCKQGGNAYVRDSPSHYGWRTISDGDGVSIFGGSQVWVDHCSLSNCNDGLIDAIHGSTAITISNSYFTRHNKVMLLGHSDSYKQDKNMQVTIAFNHFGEGLVQRMPRCRHGYFHVVNNDYTHWKMYAIGGSAAPTINSQGNRFLAPNDRFKKEVTKHEAAPQSQWKRWNWRSDGDLMLNGAFFTPSGAGASSSYARASSLSARPSSLVSSITAGAGALVCKKGSRC